In one Colletotrichum destructivum chromosome 2, complete sequence genomic region, the following are encoded:
- a CDS encoding Putative cytochrome P450: MGLVENVIENVNLKVVVVFGVVAWWLWVAVKRFDETIRLRRLAPGVRGQSLNARLPGGIDFIFKAVRGTMKHKNVEFWEDMLSAVKGWTGEKRVLGMRIVFTAEPENIKAILATQFSDYGKGQPFHEEWKEFLGDSIFTTDGDQWHASRQLIRPQFIKDRVSDLHTFESHIQTLFKAIANGGAVNGEDQHVNLDAVDGKVLDISELFFRYTLDVATDFLLGQDVKSLSTPRQEFAEAFNEVQRVQNIIARANKLKPFVPLFSFRSGLKVINGFVNKFIERALRLSPEELASKTKSDQGYTFLHELASFTRDRKVLRDQLVAVLLAGRDTTASSLSWTLYELGRHPEVVTRLRAEIIEQVGPDRAPTYADLKNMKYLQNIMNETLRLYPVVPFNVRLALKDTTLPVGGGPDGTLPLAVCKDTPIGYSTLLMQRREDLYPPVSETFAHPSDFSPDRWFHWQPKPWTYIPFNGGPRICIGQQFALTEMSYTLCRLFQRFERIESHMDAVDSGEPTLKAEIVLQPGDGVKVAFWQAKQG; the protein is encoded by the exons ATGGGCTTGGTGGAAAACGTTATTGAGAATGTCAACCTGAAGGTGGTTGTTGTATTCGGCGTCGTAGCCTGGTGGTTGTGGGTTGCCGTCAAGCGGTTCGATGAGACCATCCGATTGCGCCGTTTGGCGCCTGGCGTGCGTGGTCAATCACTCAATGCCCGTCTTCCTGGCG GCATCGATTTCATCTTCAAGGCCGTCCGGGGGACCATGAAACACAAGAACGTCGAGTTTTGGGAGGATATGCTCTCCGCGGTAAAGGGATGGACCGGCGAGAAGAGGGTTCTCGGCATGCGCATCGTCTTCACTGCCGAGCCCGAGAACATCAAAGCCATCCTGGCCACCCAGTTCTCCGACTACGGCAAAGGCCAGCCCTTCCACGAGGAGTGGAAGGAGTTCCTCGGCGACAGCATCTTCACCACCGACGGCGACCAGTGGCACGCCAGCCGCCAGCTCATCCGGCCCCAGTTCATCAAGGACCGTGTCAGTGACCTGCACACATTTGAGTCCCACATCCAGACCCTcttcaaggccatcgccaacggcggcgccgtcaacggcgaggacCAGCACGTCAACTTggatgccgtcgacggcaaaGTCCTGGATATCTCGGAGCTATTCTTCCGTTACACCCTCGATGTGGCCACTGACTTTCTCCTGGGCCAGGACGTGAAGTCGCTTTC CACCCCCAGACAGGAGTTCGCTGAAGCTTTCAACGAAGTCCAACGAGTCCAGAACATAATCGCACGCGCTAACAAGCTGAAGCCCTTTGTACCCCTCTTCTCGTTTCGGTCCGGCCTAAAGGTCATTAACGGATTTGTTAACAAGTTCATTGAGAGGGCGCTCCGCCTCAGCCCTGAGGAGCTCGCCTCCAAGACCAAATCCGACCAGGGCTACACCTTCCTCCACGAGCTTGCCAGCTTCACCCGCGACCGCAAGGTCCTCCGCgaccagctcgtcgccgtccttctcgccggccgcgacACCACggcttcctctctctcctggACTCTATACGAGCTGGGCCGCCACCCGGAAGTCGTCACCCGATTGCGCGCTGAGATCATCGAACAGGTCGGTCCAGACCGCGCCCCGACGTACGCCGATCTCAAGAACATGAAGTACCTCCAGAACATCATGAACGAGACCCTGCGCCTGTATCCCGTGGTCCCCTTCAACGTTCGCCTGGCCCTTAAGGACACCACGCTCCCCGTTGGCGGCGGTCCGGATGGCACGCTTCCCCTGGCCGTTTGCAAGGACACGCCAATCGGATACTCGACCCTCCTCATGCAGCGGCGCGAGGACTTGTACCCGCCCGTCTCGGAGACCTTTGCGCACCCGAGCGATTTCTCCCCCGATCGCTGGTTCCACTGGCAGCCGAAGCCATGGACGTATATCCCCTTCAACGGTGGCCCGCGCATTTGCATCGGTCAGCAATTTGCCCTGACAGAGATGAGCTACACGCTCTGCCGCCTGTTTCAGAGATTTGAAAGAATCGAGAGCCATATGGACGCCGTCGATAGCGGGGAACCGACGCTCAAGGCTGAGATTGTGCTACAGCCCGGAGATGGCGTCAAAGTTGCTTTCTGGCAGGCGAAACAGGGCTAA
- a CDS encoding Putative aminotransferase, class I/classII, pyridoxal phosphate-dependent transferase, major, protein MYVRAARHGLYGSLPRTAGSLSNTQSSRLTDFRLQHLGSASVTLVPLTQHSFHSKRGDRSVAEAVPAESKAVFEKRQKPSPFDGVRERRAKAGKLIAGVAAASDSDMFKAPVVGKPQAKRWDHHLSPESLSRHPCSLKQAARHLKKPGLISLGGGLPSSAYFPFAELSVRVPQAPHFSEAETISSGQVLTIGKYDTRDPDQPNAEYDLSIALNYTQSTGSAQMMRFVTEHTELVYSPPYADWQCCQTVGSTAALEQTLRMFCDKDRKDSVLTEEYSFSTALETISPLGVKAVGVPVDAEGLLPEAMDEILTDWNPAARGNRRKPHLLYTVPSGQNPTGATQSAARRRAIYAVAQKHDLYIIEDEPYYFLQMQPYTGPDAPSVPPPASVSEFLGTLIPSLLSMDTDGRVLRMDSFSKVLVPGSRLGWVTASAQVIERFIRHAEVANQGPSGFSQVAVWKLLDETWGHEGYLQWLMNLRMEYTKRRDWLLAACEKHLPRDIVSWTPPAAGMFLWLKIDHSAHPDGPSRPLLEVEEEIFNSCIDKGVLCARGSWFRTEQDTPLNDLFFRATFASASEKDMDEAIQRLGAAIKESFRLG, encoded by the exons ATGTATGTGAGAGCCGCTCGTCATGGCCTCTATGGCTCGCTTCCCCGGACCGCTGGTTCCCTATCAAACACCCAGTCATCTCGACTTACAGACTTCCGGCTCCAGCACCTAGGGTCGGCCTCCGTGACACTCGTACCCCTTACCCAGCATTCATTTCACTCAAAGAGGGGTGACAGGTCAGTAGCGGAAGCCGTTCCTGCTGAGAGTaaggccgtcttcgagaAGAGACAGAAGCCCTCGCCATTCGATGGCGTCCGCGAACGTagggccaaggccggcaagctGATAGCGGGCGTGGCTGCGGCGTCAGATAGTGACATGTTCAAGGCTCCC GTTGTGGGCAAGCCCCAGGCGAAGCGATGGGACC ATCATCTATCACCGGAATCCCTCTCCCGCCACCCCTGCTCCCTGAAGCAGGCCGCTCGCCACCTCAAGAAGCCCGGCCTTATTTCTCTCGGTGGCGGCCTCCCCTCGAGCGCCTACTTCCCCTTTGCCGAGCTCTCCGTCCGGGTCCCCCAGGCCCCACACTTCTCCGAGGCAGAGACCATATCCTCGGGCCAGGTTCTCACCATCGGCAAGTATGACACTCGCGACCCGGACCAGCCAAACGCCGAGTACGACCTCTCCATCGCCCTCAACTACACCCAGTCCACCGGCTCAGCGCAGATGATGCGCTTCGTCACCGAGCATACCGAGCTCGTCTACAGCCCCCCCTACGCCGACTGGCAGTGCTGCCAGACCGTTGGCAGCACagccgccctcgagcagaCGCTCCGCATGTTCTGCGACAAGGACCGCAAAGACTCGGTCCTCACCGAGGAGTACAGCTTCTCCACGGCGCTCGAGACCATCTCACCgctcggcgtcaaggccgtcggcgtccccgtcgatgccgagggccTGCTTCCGGAGGCCATGGACGAAATTCTCACGGACTGGAACCCCGCGGCCCGTGGCAACCGCCGCAAGCCTCACCTGCTTTACACCGTGCCCTCGGGACAGAACCCCACGGGCGCGACGCAGTCGGCCGCCCGGAGACGTGCTATTTACGCCGTGGCTCAGAAGCACGACCTGTACATAATCGAAGACGAACCCTACTACTTCCTTCAGATGCAGCCGTACACCGGCCCGGACGCCCCCTCGGTGCCTCCCCCGGCCTCCGTGTCCGAGTTCCTCGGGACGCTGATCCCCTCGCTCTTGAGCATGGACACGGACGGCCGCGTGCTGCGCATGGACTCATTCTCCAAGGTCCTCGTGCCGGGATCCCGCCTCGGATgggtgacggcgtcggcgcagGTCATTGAGCGCTTCATCCGCCACGCCGAGGTTGCGAACCAGGGGCCCTCTGGGTTCTCGCAGGTCGCGGTCTGGAAGCTGCTGGACGAGACGTGGGGTCACGAGGGGTACCTGCAGTGGCTCATGAACTTGCGCATGGAGTACACCAAGCGCCGTGACTGGCTCCTCGCGGCGTGCGAGAAGCATCTCCCTCGCGACATCGTGAGCTGGACACCACCTGCTGCCGGCATGTTT TTGTGGCTCAAGATCGACCACTCCGCCCACCCTGACGGCCCCTCTCGCCcgctgctcgaggtcgaagaggagATATTCAACTCTTGCATCGACAAGGGCGTCCTCTGCGCCCGTGGGTCGTGGTTCCGAACCGAGCAGGACACGCCGCTCAACGACCTCTTCTTCCGTGCCACCTTCGCCTCGGCCAGTGAGAAGGACATGGACGAGGCCATCCAGCGGCTGGGCGCTGCCATCAAGGAGAGCTTCCGTCTTGGTTGA
- a CDS encoding Putative glycoside hydrolase family 16, concanavalin A-like lectin/glucanase domain superfamily, translating into MTLLQLPMRVFFAPALLYLYSRLGPWCYSRLECDVPRTYTDPCLLLPPVTSSALPPLWSDLENNLPQWEALSRSLTSLLLLTSLKSCSSASPFTLFRRRDTSLRTQTRTMHLRTLFAAALATTVSAQTYSSCNPLHQTTCPANTALGMAIHVDFTQGAVNSFAASGNPTYGDDGVTFSVAASGQAPQLMSLFYIMFGRVEITLKAATGAGIVSSLVLQSDTLDEIDMEWLGADPTEVQSNYFGKGDVTTYNRGQFHQTDNNQEKFMKYTIDWTSERIVFSVDGTVVRTLTEAEADENQYPQSPMQVKFGSWSGGDPANAPGTIDWARGPTDFSKGPFHMVVKDVSITDYSTGKEYKYTDTSGNWGSIQAVDGQVNGNLGKAGQVTYTASAAAETGSPAPTVPRGGIGADESATATQTGWPWVASARPTGGSVPDGWRMNSEGKIIPDGAGVSVRPQCLTILASFVLGVVALAGR; encoded by the exons ATGACGCTACTGCAGCTGCCAATG CGTGTGTTCTTTGCTCCTGCTCTTCTCTATTTGTACTCACGTCTTGGGCCCTGGTGTTACTCAAGGCTCGAGTGCGACGTGCCACGGACTTACACGGATCCTTGCTTGCTTCTTCCGCCTGTGACGTCGTCAGCTCTACCTCCCCTGTGGTCTGACTTGGAGAATAATCTCCCCCAGTGGGAAGCTCTttctcgctcactcacttcGCTATTACTCTTGACTTCCCTCAAGTCTTGTAGTAGTGCATCCCCTTTTACTCTCTTCCGGCGGCGTGACACTTCTCTACGCACGCAAACCCGCACGATGCACTTAAGGACATTGTTTGCCGCCGCGTTGGCAACAACGGTATCGGCGCAGACGTATTCATCATGCAATCCTCTTCACCAAA CAACTTGTCCCGCGAACACAGCCCTAGGCATGGCCATTCACGTCGACTTCACACAGGGCGCCGTCAACTCTTTCGCCGCCTCCGGAAACCCAACTTACGGGGATGACGGCGTCACCTTTTCTgtcgccgcctcgggccAGGCCCCCCAGCTCATGTCGCTCTTCTATATCATGTTCGGCCGCGTCGAGATCACGCTCAAGGCCGCCACCGGCGCGGGAATCGTCAGCTCCCTCGTCCTGCAGTCCGACACCCTCGACGAAATCGACATGGAGTGGCTTGGCGCCGATCCGACAGAGGTGCAGTCCAACTACTTCGGCAAAGGTGACGTGACGACGTACAACCGCGGCCAGTTCCACCAGACGGATAACAATCAGGAAAAGTTTATGAAGTACACCATCGACTGGACCTCGGAGCGCATTgtcttctccgtcgacggcaccgtcgtACGCACCCTGActgaggccgaggccgacgagaacCAGTATCCGCAGTCGCCGATGCAGGTCAAGTTCGGCTCCTGGTCGGGAGGCGACCCGGCCAACGCCCCAGGGACCATCGACTGGGCCCGCGGGCCGACGGACTTCAGCAAGGGGCCCTTCCACATGGTTGTCAAGGACGTCTCCATCACCGACTACTCGACCGGCAAGGAGTACAAGTACACCGATACCTCGGGCAACTGGGGCTCCatccaggccgtcgacggccaggtCAATGGAAACCTCGGCAAGGCGGGCCAAGTCACGTATACGGCTAGTGCagccgccgagacgggctcgcccgcgccgacggTACCTAGAGGCGGTAttggcgccgacgagtcTGCCACCGCGACGCAGACGGGCTGGCCGTGGGTCGCCAGCGCGAGGCCGACCGGCGGCTCCGTGCCGGATGGCTGGCGCATGAACTCCGAGGGCAAGATCATCCCGGACGGCGCTGGGGTATCGGTACGCCCCCAATGCTTGACCATTTTGGCGTCTTTTGTTCTTGGTGTTGTCGCCTTGGCTGGGCGCTAA